AAGAGCTCAAACAGTCATTAGCATTGACAGGTTATTTAATTTCTCATTCACAGACTgatagtttttaaaaacagtacaacaaaaacccTGCCAGTTACAGTACAAGACTTGATTTTACCTTTTACATGTCATTCCTTGTTTTTGCCCTCTGACAGAAGAGGAAACTTCTTTTAATAAATTCCACTTGTAGTGGTGTCTTGTATTAATAGATAATCTAGAAAAAGCATCATAATcaggcttttttatttttacctccAGCATCAGAAGTCCAATGATATCAGCTGCCACCTCAGTCTGAAGATCCCCTGACTCACAAAGAGGGATGCAGTGTTGATAAACAAGAAGTCTGCGGTTCGACCCTTCAGTGGAACTCGGTGTAGAGCCTTAAAAAAAGAGCACACAATGCAGGtcacaaaaacgtttttttaatgAGTCTGAGGTATGAAAGTGTAAGTCGAACAGCTGTGTTGTGATCTTTAATATCACTAACAGCAGTCGGCACTGTGTAACGTTTCTTACctttaaatatgcctttaatcaTGGCTCCAACCTTCTTGCCCTTTAGTGCGTAGTTCGTAATCCCAGTGATTAGCTTTAGAGCAGATAAAAGAGGGGGGACATTTTCATAAACCAACTGACAGGATTTTGGTAGTTTTTGACGCATGATATGTAATGTGATGGGCAACTTGGCGCTACCTGGTCATTTGTAAAGGACGACAGGCACTTCTGAAGTTCCACGGTACTGTCTCCGTCTGACAGTAGGACGATTTGATCCATTTCAGCCTTCATGATCAAGCTGCAGACAGACGTAGGCGGCTGGTAAACGCTGATGAATTCCCGTTGGTTGTCAACCTCAGCGACTCTGTTGTTACTGtagctaaatatttaaatgtgacaaaagaagTGCACAAATGAAGGGTTTACCTCTGCTTGTCAATATTTGATAGGCCTATATGACAACAattttatttcacaatttaaactagctagctaactagtcCATAATGAAAAGGCAAAGTCCTCTTTGGTAACCTCCCCCTGTACGGATTTTCCCGCCAGCGCACACTTCCTGTTTTAATTCGTGGTTGCCACGTTCGGCTAGAACTATCCCTCAATAACAGTATTTAATTACACGTATGAAAGTTTGCTTTGGAAAAGGAATGACCAAATCAGAAAGACAGTGAGTGATTCGTGGCAGAGGAAGTCAGATAGATATCGATATAGATAGAAAATATCAAAGGGAGACAGTATTTCAGCAAACATAAATCAATTAAGGTGAGGAAGTTTTCTATAGGGAAGTCCAGAAGAGAGTAGCCTGAGTGTTTATTCGAGATTAGATTCGGACATATGTGATAAAATCAATTGCAGAtaattattgtttgttttctctctctttactttTGTATAATCCTGAAGTATGTAAAGCCATGATGTTACACACTGCGATCATTCATGTACGGTTAAAGACCGACTGCGGTCATGGACGAAGCTAATTattaatttacatattttattggTGCGGTCATGACATTAAAAGGGTGCGGTACGCAAATTTGCGTTTCATATGATGGTGATTGAATTTCCCatcctactctgcctctgattggctggaccTCGTTGCCTTCGTTGGTTGGATAGGTTAAAACCACATGTGAAAGCATGAGGATTGATTGAGGTATAGATTTAAATACCATGCAGAGTACGACCAAAAGGGTAATAAAAATGATCTGaacaatatttgtgttaaaaggGTGTCTTCGAGGCATTCAGACATTAGCGTGGCTTTTAATGTAATAGAGGTCTATGCTAAATCTAGTTTATATAGAAAAAGTGTTAGTTAGCTagtaagggtgtgacgagatttctcgtcgaggtgaaaagttgtctcgtgaggcgatgtgatgtcagcgtgatggagcgtgaaattactattgaagatccccctgccacttttaaatcatttgtgtggcaacattttggttttaggagagttagatttctcgtgtgaaattgtacagggcagaagccagttggtagagtttatacaaaacattttgcactgtttgcacgtcctttactgcatataattcattaaaatagtaaaaaaaaaagttaaataacattcatcattaatagttgatttcaaaatgcacctaaattgttttgcattttgtgatttttcagttgaataaaaaaactattttccattcatatatttcatcgaggatttctttaaatttttttaaaaatctcgtctcgtctcgttctcgtgaacccaatctcgtgatgtgtctcgtctcgtggagtaagcgtctcgtcacacccctattAGCTAGCATGTTAGTAATGTtgcctaacgttagctagctagtttgaCAAATTCAGTCTAGTTTCAATTTCAGCTTTTCGTTAAACCTAGCTGCCTGTCACTATTAGGACTACGAACAGGAAAAAGGCAAGGGAATGCGTTTGGATTAAATGACTGCCATTGTTGTAGTTTTCTAGCAGTTTAAGCAGATTAATCCCTTTTCTGGAGTTAGAATGACATTTTTTACTTATCTCTGTCGTTAATGCAAACACGCAGTTCAGTCTAAAATGGCGGCGACTCGGCTCGGCGTCTGATGTATTAATCTGTTATTACGAGGGTAGGATCCATAGCTGGAGTTAAATACtgataaatatttcattttataatgGTAAGTGTAAAAGATAATCATCAGATTTTTTGAAATAATCTTAAAGTAAAGATGTTCTTTTCAATAGTAAGTAGGCGTATATGGGCTAAAATAATCTTAGCATCAAAGTTTCAGTCCCAAAGAAATtacacaatatactgtatatgtttaaatgtttccAGACACTCCTGTGGCCATGTAGacagttttggttttatgtgGCAACATTTAGAGATTTCAACCTCTGAAACTACTACTATACCACCCCAAGATAGTAAAAATTAAGCGCAGATGTTGTACGGGCGACCCAACGGTGTGTCGCCTCTTATTATTGTAACCGCCCTGGTAAGACACAATTCACTTCCAATACACAGAGTGGCGGTATGGACTTTTACAAATACGTATTGAAACCACTCATCATCTGAGCGATGAAGAATAAAAAGGAGAATTGACACGAGCTTTCATAACTcgggctagtggcgcaatggataacgcgtctgactacggatcagaagattctaggttcgactcctgGCTAGCTCGAAATTTTCTCTTTGAGGGTTGTTCGGGTTTTTGCATTATTTATCTTAATTTAAAGTGGCAATGAACACTTCACCCAATTACCAATTTAGCACTGTCAGTACATTAGGATTACCTGCACTCAACATGTCAGAGCTAAAATAGTTGTACCAATTGTTCACATTATTTACCAGTTGAAAGTTTTCGTTAAAGTCAGTGTTACAAACAAAGCTAGCTTTAGGCCTATTCCACCTATCCTCGGCTGTAGCACGTTGTTAGCTTCCGTTGCATTTTTCCTAAAATGTTTCTTCAGCTATACAGAACAGAAAAACCCTCCCAGGTAAATGAAATTGGTAAGTTGTATATCACGGTAGATCACCTAGATACGTTcccagttttattttgtaaagagaaaaaaaaaatgaaactttcCATCGCGGATTAGATTTCTTCAGTATTTTTTTGCATGGACGAAAatcagcagagtggcgcagcggaagcgtgctgggcccataacccagaggtcgatggatcgaaaccatcctctgctaaggTTTGTTTTTCTGCAAACGCTTCTTACTTTAATTGTAAAAGAAATATCATATCGACAATACTTTATCCGTCCACTTTCTCAACTTCATTTCTGACTAGTAGTCAAAcccaaagctcccttccattaTTTGCCAATCGAAAGAGACCTCATTTCCATTTCTTACCAATCAAAAAAGTGCATCCTCCcggcaacgcccatctccatttcctatcAATCAAAACGCTCTTTCCGCAGAAAACATTTGAGTGAGAATCTACTTGTAAAAAGTTcatttaatttacatatttAGTTAAGAACAAGGATATAACTTAAATTGCTACAATAAATTGTAGTGCATTACAGTAACGTTAGGCTAAACGTCATCGTCAAATGTGTATTAAACCTGTTACATGTTCATGTGatgtattatttattcacaTGCAATGTCATATTTCGGTGAACAAGGATAAAAGGTATTGCTACTATAAACGGTAGTATATTACAGTAACGTTAGGCTAAACGTCACCGTCAAAGGGATTAAACCTGTTATGTTCGTTTAATGTATGCATTTATTTGCCCGCAATGTCATATTGTGGTGCACTTTTATATTTAAGAAAAGTATAACGTTAGTCAACAGGACACATATTACATTACTGTAGACGTCATGTGTAAAGTAACATATAACTATGTTAAGTAAAGTCAGTATcttacgttaacgttagctgtaatTTTATTTAACGTTATTCCAAAGACACAATAGTTTCTGATAATTTAGCCGATTGTTAGTAacgttagagagagagagagagagaaagagataggaagagagagaaataattGATAGTggattgaattgaaattaaattgacaTCAATCCCATCTAAGTTAGGATACTTTTAGACTAGCATTCATTTCCCCTAACATCAGTCCACTGCTGTTGTtgataacaaaataatatatgCCATTGGAttgtaacataataataattataataataaaaataataataatgatgctAATTATAATAAGACTTATTTATGCCTCAAGCCCCTTTCCTAGCAATATTATAATATGTTTTACTATGAGAAAATTGTAGATCGATTTAGATGATAGAAATTAGCAATTCCACGGTCATGCCTGTACtatataattatttgattaaatcttatactatagttttgtctttttggcTACAATGAAGGCACCCTATTAAGCGCCTAACCTGTTGACATTATTGTCCTGTTCTTCTATTCCGTGTTCAGATGGCATCTAAGGCTAAGAAGCATCGTGCCATGGGGGACGATGAACGTCTGTCCCGGCTGAGGACGTTTGCTGCTACAGGGGTCTGGCCTACTGACGCTGGGAACAGACCAGCCCCTAGGCAAAGAGATGGCATGACCTCTATCTTAAGGTAcagctttttatgttttttttttaacaagtatcaaaaattaattaatgttatgtaacattctggtgaattttctttatttacagataAAAAAGTCCAGCATTGGGGGCAGGTGTCTCTTACTGGTGGAGCACACGTCTGCATGTGTGGATTTCACACTAAGAAGGTAAAGTTAATTAGGATacttaaatgttaaaacatatCAAAGATGCAACCATAATATATGTTGCTAAAATTGACTTCTATTCGTGGGTGTGGAtttctttgatgtttttattagAAAACTAATGTGCAGACAGCCACATCTGCGGCTGCAGCTGGCCCAGCTCCGTCCACTGCTGCTGTACCCTCTGCTGGTCGAGTGCAGCCCAAGTTAACCCTTGAAATGGTACCCAGCACTAGtatttaatgaaaaatagaCACAGAATCAAAGCCAGGAAACGGTAGCTTTCACAATGATAAAGTTACTAAATACTTTAATTACATGTGTATTGCTTCAACCTGTACAACTCTGTGATCATTTAACTTGTGACATGTCATCCTCCTCCAGTTATTCAAACCAAACGGTTTGGTGGCTCCCTGAGGCCCAACCTCAGTATGGCCAGGAAACTTTCTCAGGTATGATTCCACATATTGGTGAATTAATGTGGTAGCCATTTTCTAATGTTGTATAACCCAAgtataataatgcattttataaGTTTGCACTCTCTTCTTCTTAAAATGCTCATATTATTCTTTTAGGCTTTTTCCATCTCCTTTATtgttatatatgtttttgtacacgttataggtttacaaagtgaaaaagcccaaagtctacctccaacagaaaacactcttCACAAACTGCTCCTAACAGCTCTATTATAGTCCAGCCTTTAGTTCTgtgacaaacgtgcatcactttgtaacacatgttataatgctcacctagcttctagcatggcacaccctcatagtctgcttctgactggctagtagtccttatctagctactgtgcatgtgcgcctcccaacaaagatgaaacagaagtgtgatgcctcactctgtagctaaaacagagagctcaacacacagggtgaagagaggagctgcagcaatgtgcagtgcaacaaaaatatggtgttttctgaaaattaaaccatgtaaacctattctgatacaacTTCTAAATATGatcctgaaaatgagcatactATGAGCACTTTACCGTCCATgcaatttctcttttcttccaggTCGTTTCCAGCACCGCCACCACATCATCTGGCAGTTTGATTGACGCCTCTGTGACAAGAATCACTATCCCTCCTGCACCTCCATCAAACCTTGCTGCAGCCTGTATTAGTCTTTCTGTCTCCCATTCTATGGCCattctcccctttctctcttccccCTTCCTCTACTCTGGTCTCTGTGTAGACCAAAAAGCACCCTGCCACTGATACCCACTCAGATTCAGCTGGCTCTGTAATtgtttataacattttttttttcacatttacaatagttatttcttttcactttacatttacaatagctatttttttaaacaccaatctctctttctctctgtcctcatCAGGCCCAGTAGTGCCTCTGCCTGCATCATCTGGATCCTTTCAATCCTGGTTGCCTGTCTGAGAAATTATCTCCCTGTTCAAAACCAGCAGTGGACTTAATCTACACTGTGGCAAAACCTGCGTCTAAGGTATGACCTGAAACTTTTGGTATGATTCACCTACCCCATCCCTGATCCCCACTCCAGAACACTTCTTCTGCCTTCTTGTGTGGATGCCGTAACACCTGGGGAAGATCAGAGAGATCTGTCCCAAATGTGGAGGGCACCCCACAGGAGGGGGTAGTCACAAAATGGCACGACAGGGACTAGATATCGACAGGAACTATTTGAGGATCATGGAGACCCTCGGGTGCAGCAACTCAGGATGCAAGGCATCCTACCTGTTTTCGGGCGTCAATATTTTAGATCAGGTAGACCTTCCTCACCGGTCAGAGTTTCGCATCATCCTGACACACAAATGAGCTGCTGTCCACATGCAGTGTTTTATAATTGCCACAGTCTTGGATGACTTCTGTCTGTAATGAGCCGGGTCAGATTCTTATCAGTGGGCTGAAGGAAGCACAGGAAGGaccaggggtctcatttataaacgtgCCGTACTCACGAAACAGGGCTAAAATGTGCGTGCGCCACTTCCCATGCAaaggttgtgatttataaaaaacaaaccttaGCATGGGAGAATGTGCGATCCTCCGCGCAAACTCTGaccccatgcacacacacatttttggaGACAATGGAGAATGGGCGACGCAGATGGTGAGGAGGTGAACTGatgtcagactgcagaaagtaaatgtgggAATAATGATTACTCTTAATATTTTCGAGTATTGAtgtctcacacacattttttctctccatataaTCCACATTATTGTGACAAtaaatccagcagtgttatttgAGGTTGTACTGAGTGAGTAAAACTTGTAATTGTTGGTCTGATGTcatttttcaggctgtggaTGAGCACAACATGGACTGGGTCTTGTGGACAGCCCAGCAGAGTATCTAGTGGGTCTGAAGAACCATACTGGTTTGACCTTGAGCAACCAACAGTCAGCACCATCATTGACCTCCGGCAGAGCCTGCTGTCATATGACCAGCAACAGGTGGTGTTCACTGCCAGGCACCAAGACAGGCTCATAACAGGAAAGTTCAGGTCTCCAAAGGCAGAGTTCACTCCTGGTATAGAGAGCCTGAAGCGGTGTGTGCTGGGATCCACTGCTTCCCCTACCCAGTGGCGGCCAGACTGCTGCCGCTTGGTGGAAGCCATTTGTATTAGACTCTGCAATTTACCCAAgaatctaaaaaagaaaataaagggtAAAGAACAGGACTATATTACAAGATGGACTTGTGTCTTGCAGGATTACCGCAAAATCCGGCATCTTATTCTGGGTAATGGAGCCATCATGCAGAGCACTGGCGGGCAGTAGCCCCTGTCACCGCTGCCCCACGGTGTATCACAGGCAGATTGATTCTCTTGTTTTTCCTACCTGTTGTAAAAACCTTTTGTATGGTCAGTCATTTAttgtgctaaacaatattattcaTTACCTCAAAACATATGGTTTTGTTCAGATCAATTATGTAATAAAGTTGACatctttatattaatatttgcttaatttcaatattattccaaataTCAGTCTACACACTGTTGAGCATATTACTTGCCTTTATACAACCCACTTCCCTGCAAATGATTATGTCATACTTAGCTGtagagaaaagagaactaaaaatgcttggttttacctgtcacacattgtttaaagaaaaagaaaattatttgaCCCTACCAGATTGAGGCAACTGAATACACACAAGACTAACTTTTAATACCAACCAAATTTAGTAGGATTACCAAAAGTATCTGCAGTGATAAAAACAGATATTttgttcaaaagtcaatctaaatatatatataaataatttgtTTCAGTTGTTTCACAGGCTTCCTAATGTCTTCTTCCACCAAAACGGTGTTtagtacaacaaaaaagaagTGGACAGTGTAAAGACAACCTCACCGGTAAGCTTTGGGTTATCTGGCGTTAGATGGGGATCGAACCTTCGACCTCGGGATCTACATTGTACTTCCCTTATTTAACAGAAACAGCACGATTGcggcaattaaattaaaatttgacTACATAGAAACTATAAAACTCTAACACTACCTGGGttatttagcatctttctcgtttgttctctcatttcctctttttctcctccttttttctg
This genomic stretch from Etheostoma spectabile isolate EspeVRDwgs_2016 chromosome 8, UIUC_Espe_1.0, whole genome shotgun sequence harbors:
- the LOC116694220 gene encoding uncharacterized protein LOC116694220 (The sequence of the model RefSeq protein was modified relative to this genomic sequence to represent the inferred CDS: added 177 bases not found in genome assembly) encodes the protein MSTTWTGSCGQPSRVSSGSEEPYWFDLEQPTVSTIIDLRQSLLSYDQQQVVFTARHQDRLITGKFRSPKAEFTPGIESLKRCVLGSTASPTQWRPDCCRLVEAICIRLCNLPKNLKKKIKGKEQDYITRWTCVLQDYRKIRHLILGNGAIMQSTTLQLVEINQTTLMQWHNKRVKRQDVTLILQGINLPARIAVASEALPPANIHAAAAPQTH